From Nicotiana tabacum cultivar K326 chromosome 22, ASM71507v2, whole genome shotgun sequence, one genomic window encodes:
- the LOC107792933 gene encoding DNA topoisomerase 2-like isoform X1, with the protein MEVHVDETVNHRRISSQPSNPEFKFQISNSSTLPLKRPFSTINPNLLSQISPNSLKRHHLCVSLSSTTMASKKLPLQSSSNANIATNGKTIEQTYQKKTQLEHILLRPDTYIGSVEKHTQTLWVWENDKMTHRPVTYVPGLYKIFDEILVNAADNKQRDPKMDAVEVVIDPEQNFISVYNNGDGIPVEIHQEEGVYVPELIFGHLLTSSNYDDAEKKTTGGRNGYGAKLTNIFSTEFVIETADGKRQKKYKQVFSSNMGKKGEPIITKCKASENWTKVSFKPDLAKFNMEHLEEDVVALMRKRVIDLGGCLGKTVKVKLNEQRIPVKSFEEYCKLFLDSTDAKREFLKVTDADGLLRWEICVSLSEGQFQQVSFVNSIATIKGGTHVDYVANQIANHIMGAVNKKNKNANIKAHAVKNHLWMFVNALIDNPAFDSQTKETLTLRQSSFGSKCELQPDFLKKVEKNIGIVETLLSWADFKNSKDLKKTDGKKSEKVKVEKLEDANDAGGRNSEKCTLILTEGDSAKALAMAGISVVGRDHYGVFPLRGKLLNVREASHKQVSENKEIEAIKKILGLQTGKEYDSVKSLRYGHLMIMTDQDHDGSHIKGLLINFIHTFWPSLLKVPSFLIEFITPIVKATHKSGKILSFYTMPEYESWRKSLGANSSGWSIKYYKGLGTSTSKEGKEYFQDLQKHRKDFIWADNQDGESIELAFSKKKIEARKNWLRQFEPGTHLDQKEKYISYTEFVNKELILFSMADLQRSIPSMLDGLKPGQRKILFCAFKRNFVKEAKVSQFSGYVSEHSAYHHGEQSLSSTIIGMAQDYVGSNNVNLLQPNGQFGTRNMGGKDHASSRYIYTRLSPIARFLFPKEDDTILDYLNEDGQSIEPTWYVPIVPMVLINGSEGIGTGWSSYVPNYNPRDLVANVRRLLNDEPMEPMDPWYKGFKGTIEKTATKEAGATYTVTGIIEELNETTLRISELPVRRWTEDYKQFLESMTVSNDKAKDPFIKEVRAYGDENSVCFEVILSEENLILAQQEGLLKKFKLATTISTSNMHLFDSKGKIKKYDNPEDILEEFYHVRLEYYEKRKRALLEILELELLRIENKVKFILGVVKGEIIVNNRKRADLLLELKEKGFTPFPKKKAVEAVVADTSDDAEDSEEELNRGVRAGDYDYLLSMAIGTLTLEKVQELCAERDKLNGEVEDMRNATPKLLWLKDLDVLEKQLDEQDKIDIQTEEAREKIKKKVMNAAGLKAPKPKPRKNVKKASVVESTAEPMDVSVASTKETANVTEVVKPKARGGSKKAPAKQAKPIAVEDEEEEEDDEVLALKDRLAAYNLNSSPDHSTEAMETEAPKAQKKAPTRKAAAKKKTLPSIADVSEGEDEIEISDDDEFEPEVAVGGKKKGGRKAAPAATKQPPKKRGPGNKQSVGIGQKLITSILKPAENTDNSSPEKKVRKMRASPFNKKSGSVLGKNKEGSTSQENEDVSPVSSLGSLEDEVNEAVVAPKARVTRGKKTTYVISDSDNEPTDDSEFDGDDSDEDYD; encoded by the exons ATGGAGGTACACGTCGACGAAACAGTTAACCACCGTCGGATTTCATCTCAGCCCTCCAATCcagaattcaaatttcaaatttcaaattcctcTACTTTACCGTTAAAGCGCCCGTTCAGTACTATAAACCCTAACCTCCTCTCCCAAATTTCTCCAAATTCCCTCAAAAGACACCATCTCTGTGTCTCTCTCTCCTCTACAACAATGGCTTCCAAAAAACTCCCACTCCAATCAAGCAGCAATGCCAACATTGCAACAAACGGCAAAACCATTGAACAAACCTACCAAAAGAAAACTCAACTCGAACACATCCTTCTTCGACCTGATACCTACATCGGATCCGTTGAAAAACACACGCAAACACTTTGGGTATGGGAAAATGATAAGATGACCCATCGTCCGGTTACTTATGTGCCCGGTTTGTACAAGATCTTCGACGAGATCTTAGTCAATGCGGCTGATAACAAACAACGTGACCCTAAAATGGACGCAGTGGAAGTGGTGATAGATCCCGAACAGAATTTCATTAGCGTCTATAATAACGGTGATGGTATTCCTGTAGAGATCCATCAAGAGGAAGGTGTTTACGTGCCTGAATTGATTTTTGGGCACTTGTTGACTAGTAGTAACTATGATGATGCTGAGAAGAAGACCACTGGTGGACGAAATGGTTACGGTGCTAAGCTTACGAATATTTTTTCGACTGAATTTGTTATTGAAACTGCTGATGGGAAGCGCCAGAAGAAATATAAGCAG GTTTTCTCTAGCAACATGGGAAAGAAGGGTGAACCAATCATAACAAAATGCAAAGCGAGCGAGAATTGGACAAAAGTTTCATTTAAGCCAGACCTGGCAAAGTTTAACATGGAACACCTTGAAGAAGATGTAGTTGCGTTAATGAGAAAGAGAGTGATTGATTTGGGTGGATGCCTTGGAAAGACTGTGAAGGTCAAACTCAATGAACAACGCATTCCTGTCAAATCATTTGAAGAGTATTGCAAGCTTTTCTTAGATTCTACTGATGCAAAAAG GGAGTTCCTAAAAGTTACAGATGCGGACGGATTATTAAGGTGGGAGATATGTGTGAGTTTGAGTGAAGGGCAATTTCAACAG GTCAGTTTTGTAAACAGCATTGCTACAATCAAGGGTGGAACTCATGTTGATTATGTGGCCAACCAGATAGCAAACCACATAATGGGTGCAGTGAACAAGAAGAATAAAAATGCTAACATCAAAGCCCACGCAGTGAAGAACCATTTATGGATGTTTGTTAATGCTCTCATTGACAATCCTGCTTTTGATTCACAAACTAAAGAAACCTTGACTCTGCGTCAGAGCAGTTTCGGTTCGAAATGTGAACTTCAACCAGATTTTCTAAAGAAAG TTGAGAAGAATATTGGCATTGTGGAAACTCTACTCTCCTGGGCAGACTTTAAGAATAGCAAAGACCTTAAGAAGACAGATGGAAAAAAATCTGAGAAGGTCAAAGTGGAAAAGCTAGAAGATGCTAATGATGCAGGAGGGAGGAACTCCGAGAAATGCACATTGATTTTGACTGAAGGAGATTCAGCCAAGGCTCTTGCT ATGGCTGGAATATCTGTTGTTGGGCGTGATCACTATGGCGTGTTCCCTTTGAGGGGTAAACTGCTAAATGTAAGGGAAGCAAGTCATAAGCAGgtttcagaaaataaagaaattgaGGCTATCAAGAAGATTCTTGGACTTCAGACAGGCAAAGAATATGACAGCGTAAAATCACTCAGATATGGTCATCTAATGATTATGACAGATCAG GATCATGATGGTTCACATATCAAGGGTCTCTTAATTAATTTCATCCACACTTTTTGGCCATCCTTGCTGaaagttccatctttcttgatTGAGTTCATCACACCAATTGTGAAG GCTACTCATAAAAGTGGGAAGATACTGTCATTTTATACCATGCCTGAGTATGAGTCGTGGAGAAAGAGTTTGGGTGCTAATTCAAGCGGTTGGTCGATTAAGTACTATAAG GGGTTGGGAACAAGTACTTCAAAGGAAGGAAAAGAGTACTTCCAAGATCTTCAGAAACACAGGAAAGATTTTATTTGGGCGGATAACCAAGATGGGGAATCAATAGAACTTGCTTTCAGTAAGAAAAAGATAGAAGCAAGGAAGAATTGGCTTAGGCAATTTGAG CCTGGTACCCATCTAGACCAAAAAGAAAAGTACATCTCATACACTGAGTTTGTTAACAAAGAGCTTATTCTGTTTTCAATGGCCGATCTTCAAAGGTCTATTCCATCAATGCTTGATGGTTTGAAACCGGGTCAAAGGAAGATTCTGTTCTGTGCGTTTAAGAGGAACTTTGTTAAGGAAGCAAAAGTTTCCCAATTTTCTGGTTATGTCTCTGAGCACTCAGCTTATCACCATGGTGAACAGAGTCTTAGCAGCACCATCATTGGCATGGCACAGGACTATGTTGGCAGTAATAATGTAAATCTTTTGCAACCAAATGGTCAATTTGGCACTCGTAATATG GGAGGCAAAGATCATGCAAGCTCTAGGTACATTTACACTCGGCTTTCACCGATTGCAAGATTTCTGTTTCCTAAGGAGGATGATACAATTCTTGATTACTTGAATGAAGATGGTCAATCTATTGAACCTACTTG GTATGTGCCGATCGTTCCAATGGTACTTATAAATGGCAGTGAAGGTATAGGGACAGGTTGGAGTTCATACGTTCCAAATTATAATCCAAGAGACCTTGTTGCTAATGTAAGGCGTTTGCTGAATGATGAGCCTATGGAACCAATGGATCCATGGTATAAAGGTTTCAAAGGAACAATAGAGAAAACAGCAACAAAAGAAGCCGGAGCTACCTACACTGTCACTGGTATTATAGAAGAGCTCAATGAAACGACTCTTAGGATTTCTGAGTTGCCAGTCCGGAGGTGGACAGAGGATTATAAGCAGTTTCTGGAGTCCATGACAGTCTCAAATGACAAGGCCAAGGATCCCTTCATAAAG GAAGTCAGAGCATATGGTGATGAGAACTCTGTATGTTTTGAAGTGATCTTGTCTGAGGAGAATCTGATTTTAGCCCAGCAAGAGGGTTTGCTTAAAAAGTTTAAGCTGGCTACTACAATAAGCACCAGCAATATGCACCTTTTCGACTCTAAGGGCAAAATTAAGAAATATGACAACCCAGAAGACA TCCTTGAGGAGTTCTACCATGTAAGACTCGAGTATTATGAGAAACGAAAG AGAGCTCTGTTGGAGATTCTTGAATTGGAGTTGCTGCGAATTGAGAACAAGGTGAAATTCATCCTTGGAGTTGTGAAAGGAGAAATCATTGTGAATAACAGGAAGAGAGCTGATCTATTGCTTGAGTTGAAGGAGAAAGGTTTTACTCCTTTCCCCAAGAAAAAGGCTGTTGAAGCTGTTGTTGCAGACACAAGTGATGATGCAGAAGATAGCGAAGAGGAGTTAAACAGAGGAGTTAGGGCAGGTGATTATGACTACTTGCTGTCGATGGCAATAGGAACATTGACTCTTGAGAAGGTTCAAGAACTGTGTGCTGAGAGGGATAAACTGAATGGTGAGGTTGAAGATATGAGAAATGCAACTCCAAAGCTTTTGTGGTTGAAGGATCTTGATGTCCTTGAGAAACAGCTTGAT GAACAAGACAAAATTGATATCCAGACAGAGGAAGCTAGagagaagataaagaagaaggTAATGAACGCAGCTGGGTTAAAGGCACCGAAGCCTAAACCCCGAAAGAATGTTAAGAAGGCTAGTGTAGTGGAGTCTACTGCTGAACCAATGGACGTGTCAGTTGCTTCAACAAAGGAAACAG CCAATGTTACTGAAGTTGTGAAACCAAAAGCCAGAGGAGGTTCGAAGAAAGCTCCTGCAAAG CAGGCAAAACCTATTGCagttgaagatgaagaagaagaagaagatgatgaggtgcTAGCGTTGAAAGACAGACTTGCAGCTTACAATCTTAACTCTTCCCCAGATCACTCAACAGAAG CGATGGAGACTGAAGCCCCAAAAGCTCAAAAGAAAGCACCTACTAGAAAAGCTGCTGCAAAAAAGAAGACTCTGCCATCCATTGCAGATGTTTCTGAAGGTGAGGATGAGATTGAAATTAGTGATGATGATGAGTTTGAGCCAGAAGTAGCTGTGGGAGGGAAAAAGAAAGGAGGGAGGAAAGCAGCACCAGCAGCAACTAAACAACCCCCAAAGAAAAGAGGACCAGGTAATAAGCAATCAGTAGGTATTGGTCAGAAACTCATAACATCAATTCTGAAGCCTGCAGAGAATACTGATAATAGCTCACCTGAGAAAAAAGTGAGGAAAATGAGGGCATCCCCATTTAACAAGAAAAGTGGTTCTGTTCTGGGAAAGAACAAGGAGGGTAGTACTTCACAGGAAAATGAAGACGTGAGTCCTGTTTCTTCTTTGGGCAGTCTAGAGGATGAAGTCAATGAAGCTGTTGTGGCTCCAAAAGCTAGGGTAACTCGTGGGAAGAAGACAACATATGTTATCAGTGATTCTGATAATGAACCTACTGATGATTCTGAGTTTGATGGAGATGACTCTGATGAAGATTACGATTAG
- the LOC107792933 gene encoding DNA topoisomerase 2-like isoform X2, with product MEVHVDETVNHRRISSQPSNPEFKFQISNSSTLPLKRPFSTINPNLLSQISPNSLKRHHLCVSLSSTTMASKKLPLQSSSNANIATNGKTIEQTYQKKTQLEHILLRPDTYIGSVEKHTQTLWVWENDKMTHRPVTYVPGLYKIFDEILVNAADNKQRDPKMDAVEVVIDPEQNFISVYNNGDGIPVEIHQEEGVYVPELIFGHLLTSSNYDDAEKKTTGGRNGYGAKLTNIFSTEFVIETADGKRQKKYKQVFSSNMGKKGEPIITKCKASENWTKVSFKPDLAKFNMEHLEEDVVALMRKRVIDLGGCLGKTVKVKLNEQRIPVKSFEEYCKLFLDSTDAKREFLKVTDADGLLRWEICVSLSEGQFQQVSFVNSIATIKGGTHVDYVANQIANHIMGAVNKKNKNANIKAHAVKNHLWMFVNALIDNPAFDSQTKETLTLRQSSFGSKCELQPDFLKKVEKNIGIVETLLSWADFKNSKDLKKTDGKKSEKVKVEKLEDANDAGGRNSEKCTLILTEGDSAKALAMAGISVVGRDHYGVFPLRGKLLNVREASHKQVSENKEIEAIKKILGLQTGKEYDSVKSLRYGHLMIMTDQDHDGSHIKGLLINFIHTFWPSLLKVPSFLIEFITPIVKATHKSGKILSFYTMPEYESWRKSLGANSSGWSIKYYKGLGTSTSKEGKEYFQDLQKHRKDFIWADNQDGESIELAFSKKKIEARKNWLRQFEPGTHLDQKEKYISYTEFVNKELILFSMADLQRSIPSMLDGLKPGQRKILFCAFKRNFVKEAKVSQFSGYVSEHSAYHHGEQSLSSTIIGMAQDYVGSNNVNLLQPNGQFGTRNMGGKDHASSRYIYTRLSPIARFLFPKEDDTILDYLNEDGQSIEPTWYVPIVPMVLINGSEGIGTGWSSYVPNYNPRDLVANVRRLLNDEPMEPMDPWYKGFKGTIEKTATKEAGATYTVTGIIEELNETTLRISELPVRRWTEDYKQFLESMTVSNDKAKDPFIKEVRAYGDENSVCFEVILSEENLILAQQEGLLKKFKLATTISTSNMHLFDSKGKIKKYDNPEDILEEFYHVRLEYYEKRKRALLEILELELLRIENKVKFILGVVKGEIIVNNRKRADLLLELKEKGFTPFPKKKAVEAVVADTSDDAEDSEEELNRGVRAGDYDYLLSMAIGTLTLEKVQELCAERDKLNGEVEDMRNATPKLLWLKDLDVLEKQLDEQDKIDIQTEEAREKIKKKVMNAAGLKAPKPKPRKNVKKASVVESTAEPMDVSVASTKETANVTEVVKPKARGGSKKAPAKAKPIAVEDEEEEEDDEVLALKDRLAAYNLNSSPDHSTEAMETEAPKAQKKAPTRKAAAKKKTLPSIADVSEGEDEIEISDDDEFEPEVAVGGKKKGGRKAAPAATKQPPKKRGPGNKQSVGIGQKLITSILKPAENTDNSSPEKKVRKMRASPFNKKSGSVLGKNKEGSTSQENEDVSPVSSLGSLEDEVNEAVVAPKARVTRGKKTTYVISDSDNEPTDDSEFDGDDSDEDYD from the exons ATGGAGGTACACGTCGACGAAACAGTTAACCACCGTCGGATTTCATCTCAGCCCTCCAATCcagaattcaaatttcaaatttcaaattcctcTACTTTACCGTTAAAGCGCCCGTTCAGTACTATAAACCCTAACCTCCTCTCCCAAATTTCTCCAAATTCCCTCAAAAGACACCATCTCTGTGTCTCTCTCTCCTCTACAACAATGGCTTCCAAAAAACTCCCACTCCAATCAAGCAGCAATGCCAACATTGCAACAAACGGCAAAACCATTGAACAAACCTACCAAAAGAAAACTCAACTCGAACACATCCTTCTTCGACCTGATACCTACATCGGATCCGTTGAAAAACACACGCAAACACTTTGGGTATGGGAAAATGATAAGATGACCCATCGTCCGGTTACTTATGTGCCCGGTTTGTACAAGATCTTCGACGAGATCTTAGTCAATGCGGCTGATAACAAACAACGTGACCCTAAAATGGACGCAGTGGAAGTGGTGATAGATCCCGAACAGAATTTCATTAGCGTCTATAATAACGGTGATGGTATTCCTGTAGAGATCCATCAAGAGGAAGGTGTTTACGTGCCTGAATTGATTTTTGGGCACTTGTTGACTAGTAGTAACTATGATGATGCTGAGAAGAAGACCACTGGTGGACGAAATGGTTACGGTGCTAAGCTTACGAATATTTTTTCGACTGAATTTGTTATTGAAACTGCTGATGGGAAGCGCCAGAAGAAATATAAGCAG GTTTTCTCTAGCAACATGGGAAAGAAGGGTGAACCAATCATAACAAAATGCAAAGCGAGCGAGAATTGGACAAAAGTTTCATTTAAGCCAGACCTGGCAAAGTTTAACATGGAACACCTTGAAGAAGATGTAGTTGCGTTAATGAGAAAGAGAGTGATTGATTTGGGTGGATGCCTTGGAAAGACTGTGAAGGTCAAACTCAATGAACAACGCATTCCTGTCAAATCATTTGAAGAGTATTGCAAGCTTTTCTTAGATTCTACTGATGCAAAAAG GGAGTTCCTAAAAGTTACAGATGCGGACGGATTATTAAGGTGGGAGATATGTGTGAGTTTGAGTGAAGGGCAATTTCAACAG GTCAGTTTTGTAAACAGCATTGCTACAATCAAGGGTGGAACTCATGTTGATTATGTGGCCAACCAGATAGCAAACCACATAATGGGTGCAGTGAACAAGAAGAATAAAAATGCTAACATCAAAGCCCACGCAGTGAAGAACCATTTATGGATGTTTGTTAATGCTCTCATTGACAATCCTGCTTTTGATTCACAAACTAAAGAAACCTTGACTCTGCGTCAGAGCAGTTTCGGTTCGAAATGTGAACTTCAACCAGATTTTCTAAAGAAAG TTGAGAAGAATATTGGCATTGTGGAAACTCTACTCTCCTGGGCAGACTTTAAGAATAGCAAAGACCTTAAGAAGACAGATGGAAAAAAATCTGAGAAGGTCAAAGTGGAAAAGCTAGAAGATGCTAATGATGCAGGAGGGAGGAACTCCGAGAAATGCACATTGATTTTGACTGAAGGAGATTCAGCCAAGGCTCTTGCT ATGGCTGGAATATCTGTTGTTGGGCGTGATCACTATGGCGTGTTCCCTTTGAGGGGTAAACTGCTAAATGTAAGGGAAGCAAGTCATAAGCAGgtttcagaaaataaagaaattgaGGCTATCAAGAAGATTCTTGGACTTCAGACAGGCAAAGAATATGACAGCGTAAAATCACTCAGATATGGTCATCTAATGATTATGACAGATCAG GATCATGATGGTTCACATATCAAGGGTCTCTTAATTAATTTCATCCACACTTTTTGGCCATCCTTGCTGaaagttccatctttcttgatTGAGTTCATCACACCAATTGTGAAG GCTACTCATAAAAGTGGGAAGATACTGTCATTTTATACCATGCCTGAGTATGAGTCGTGGAGAAAGAGTTTGGGTGCTAATTCAAGCGGTTGGTCGATTAAGTACTATAAG GGGTTGGGAACAAGTACTTCAAAGGAAGGAAAAGAGTACTTCCAAGATCTTCAGAAACACAGGAAAGATTTTATTTGGGCGGATAACCAAGATGGGGAATCAATAGAACTTGCTTTCAGTAAGAAAAAGATAGAAGCAAGGAAGAATTGGCTTAGGCAATTTGAG CCTGGTACCCATCTAGACCAAAAAGAAAAGTACATCTCATACACTGAGTTTGTTAACAAAGAGCTTATTCTGTTTTCAATGGCCGATCTTCAAAGGTCTATTCCATCAATGCTTGATGGTTTGAAACCGGGTCAAAGGAAGATTCTGTTCTGTGCGTTTAAGAGGAACTTTGTTAAGGAAGCAAAAGTTTCCCAATTTTCTGGTTATGTCTCTGAGCACTCAGCTTATCACCATGGTGAACAGAGTCTTAGCAGCACCATCATTGGCATGGCACAGGACTATGTTGGCAGTAATAATGTAAATCTTTTGCAACCAAATGGTCAATTTGGCACTCGTAATATG GGAGGCAAAGATCATGCAAGCTCTAGGTACATTTACACTCGGCTTTCACCGATTGCAAGATTTCTGTTTCCTAAGGAGGATGATACAATTCTTGATTACTTGAATGAAGATGGTCAATCTATTGAACCTACTTG GTATGTGCCGATCGTTCCAATGGTACTTATAAATGGCAGTGAAGGTATAGGGACAGGTTGGAGTTCATACGTTCCAAATTATAATCCAAGAGACCTTGTTGCTAATGTAAGGCGTTTGCTGAATGATGAGCCTATGGAACCAATGGATCCATGGTATAAAGGTTTCAAAGGAACAATAGAGAAAACAGCAACAAAAGAAGCCGGAGCTACCTACACTGTCACTGGTATTATAGAAGAGCTCAATGAAACGACTCTTAGGATTTCTGAGTTGCCAGTCCGGAGGTGGACAGAGGATTATAAGCAGTTTCTGGAGTCCATGACAGTCTCAAATGACAAGGCCAAGGATCCCTTCATAAAG GAAGTCAGAGCATATGGTGATGAGAACTCTGTATGTTTTGAAGTGATCTTGTCTGAGGAGAATCTGATTTTAGCCCAGCAAGAGGGTTTGCTTAAAAAGTTTAAGCTGGCTACTACAATAAGCACCAGCAATATGCACCTTTTCGACTCTAAGGGCAAAATTAAGAAATATGACAACCCAGAAGACA TCCTTGAGGAGTTCTACCATGTAAGACTCGAGTATTATGAGAAACGAAAG AGAGCTCTGTTGGAGATTCTTGAATTGGAGTTGCTGCGAATTGAGAACAAGGTGAAATTCATCCTTGGAGTTGTGAAAGGAGAAATCATTGTGAATAACAGGAAGAGAGCTGATCTATTGCTTGAGTTGAAGGAGAAAGGTTTTACTCCTTTCCCCAAGAAAAAGGCTGTTGAAGCTGTTGTTGCAGACACAAGTGATGATGCAGAAGATAGCGAAGAGGAGTTAAACAGAGGAGTTAGGGCAGGTGATTATGACTACTTGCTGTCGATGGCAATAGGAACATTGACTCTTGAGAAGGTTCAAGAACTGTGTGCTGAGAGGGATAAACTGAATGGTGAGGTTGAAGATATGAGAAATGCAACTCCAAAGCTTTTGTGGTTGAAGGATCTTGATGTCCTTGAGAAACAGCTTGAT GAACAAGACAAAATTGATATCCAGACAGAGGAAGCTAGagagaagataaagaagaaggTAATGAACGCAGCTGGGTTAAAGGCACCGAAGCCTAAACCCCGAAAGAATGTTAAGAAGGCTAGTGTAGTGGAGTCTACTGCTGAACCAATGGACGTGTCAGTTGCTTCAACAAAGGAAACAG CCAATGTTACTGAAGTTGTGAAACCAAAAGCCAGAGGAGGTTCGAAGAAAGCTCCTGCAAAG GCAAAACCTATTGCagttgaagatgaagaagaagaagaagatgatgaggtgcTAGCGTTGAAAGACAGACTTGCAGCTTACAATCTTAACTCTTCCCCAGATCACTCAACAGAAG CGATGGAGACTGAAGCCCCAAAAGCTCAAAAGAAAGCACCTACTAGAAAAGCTGCTGCAAAAAAGAAGACTCTGCCATCCATTGCAGATGTTTCTGAAGGTGAGGATGAGATTGAAATTAGTGATGATGATGAGTTTGAGCCAGAAGTAGCTGTGGGAGGGAAAAAGAAAGGAGGGAGGAAAGCAGCACCAGCAGCAACTAAACAACCCCCAAAGAAAAGAGGACCAGGTAATAAGCAATCAGTAGGTATTGGTCAGAAACTCATAACATCAATTCTGAAGCCTGCAGAGAATACTGATAATAGCTCACCTGAGAAAAAAGTGAGGAAAATGAGGGCATCCCCATTTAACAAGAAAAGTGGTTCTGTTCTGGGAAAGAACAAGGAGGGTAGTACTTCACAGGAAAATGAAGACGTGAGTCCTGTTTCTTCTTTGGGCAGTCTAGAGGATGAAGTCAATGAAGCTGTTGTGGCTCCAAAAGCTAGGGTAACTCGTGGGAAGAAGACAACATATGTTATCAGTGATTCTGATAATGAACCTACTGATGATTCTGAGTTTGATGGAGATGACTCTGATGAAGATTACGATTAG